A genomic stretch from Setaria viridis chromosome 1, Setaria_viridis_v4.0, whole genome shotgun sequence includes:
- the LOC117841375 gene encoding serine carboxypeptidase 24: MATTRRRGAAVVVAGVLLVAIASCVMLAGGAAAAGAGAGVEECEERARVGDRVEALPGQPPVAFTQYSGYVTVNEERGRALFYWLTEADGDAASKPLVLWLNGGPGCSSVAYGASEEIGPFRIKPNGTGLFLNKYSWNREANLLFLESPAGVGFSYTNTTSDLKTTGDERTAQDALQFLISWMSRFPQYRHRDFYIAGESYAGHYVPQLARKIVEYNRASPYPFINLKGILVGNAVTDNYYDNIGTVTYWWTHAMISDRTYKAILKSCNFSSTNISRFCNRAMNYAMNQEFGDIDQYSIYTPSCAAARANATVLRFKNTLIRRRSFGYDPCTETYAEKYYNRLDVQKAMHANTTRIPYRWTACSDVLIKTWQDSEFSMLPTYKMLMKTGVRIWVFSGDTDSVVPVTATRFAISHLGLKIKIRWYPWYSAGQVGGWSEVYEGLTFASVRGAGHEVPLFQPRRAFRMFQSFLAGEPLPKS, translated from the exons ATGGCGACGAcacggcggcgtggggcggcggtTGTCGTGGCGGGCGTTCTGCTGGTAGCGATCGCCAGCTGCGTGATGCTGGCTGGaggtgccgccgctgccggcgccggcgccggagtggAGGAGTGCGAGGAGAGGGCCCGCGTCGGCGACCGCGTCGAGGCGCTGCCGGGGCAGCCACCGGTGGCGTTCACGCAGTACTCCGGGTACGTGACGGTGAACGAGGAGCGCGGCCGCGCGCTCTTCTACTGGCTCACCGAGGCCGACGGCGATGCGGCCAGCAAGCCCCTCGTGCTCTGGCTCAACGGAG GTCCTGGATGCTCTTCGGTGGCCTATGGAGCATCTGAAGAAATAGGCCCGTTCCGGATCAAACCCAACGGGACAGGCCTCTTTCTGAACAAGTACTCATGGAACAGAG AAGCAAACCTTCTCTTCCTCGAATCGCCTGCCGGGGTCGGCTTCTCCTACACCAACACCACCTCGGATCTCAAGACAACAGGCGACGAGAGAACTG CTCAAGATGCACTGCAGTTCTTGATCAGTTGGATGTCACGGTTCCCGCAGTATCGGCACCGGGATTTCTACATAGCTGGAGAAAGTTACGCTG GCCACTACGTCCCCCAACTGGCAAGGAAGATTGTTGAGTACAACAGGGCTTCGCCATACCCCTTCATCAACCTGAAGGGAATCCTT GTAGGCAATGCAGTCACTGACAACTACTACGACAACATTGGCACGGTCACCTACTGGTGGACGCACGCCATGATCTCCGACCGCACCTACAAGGCCATCCTCAAGTCGTGCAACTTCAGCAGCACCAACATCTCTCGCTTCTGCAACCGTGCCATGAACTACGCCATGAACCAAGAGTTCGGCGACATTGACCAGTACAGCATCTACACCccgtcctgcgccgccgccagggccaACGCCACCGTGCTCAGGTTCAAGAACACCCTCATCCGCCGGCGATCCTTCGGCTACGACCCCTGCACGGAGACCTACGCCGAGAAGTACTACAACAGGCTGGACGTGCAGAAGGCAATGCATGCAAACACAACGAGGATCCCCTACAGATGGACTGCCTGCAG TGATGTGCTGATCAAGACATGGCAAGATTCAGAGTTCTCCATGCTGCCAACTTACAAGATGCTGATGAAAACTGGAGTGAGGATATGGGTGTTCAG TGGCGATACAGATTCAGTTGTCCCGGTTACCGCTACAAGGTTTGCAATCAGCCATCTTGGTCTGAAGATCAAGATCCGCTGGTACCCATGGTACTCGGCTGGACAG GTAGGAGGATGGTCAGAAGTGTACGAAGGGCTCACTTTCGCTTCGGTGAGGGGTGCAGGGCACGAGGTGCCGCTGTTTCAGCCCAGGAGGGCGTTCAGGATGTTCCAGTCGTTCTTGGCTGGGGAGCCATTGCCCAAATCCTGA
- the LOC140223677 gene encoding cytochrome c oxidase copper chaperone 1-like produces MGSTEVPLPVAVPSPEIPAVNEGSAPAATATDSKPKKKICCACPDTKRLRDECIVEHGESACTKWIEAHKRCLRAEGFNV; encoded by the coding sequence ATGGGTAGCACTGAAGTCCCACTGCCTGTGGCTGTGCCGTCACCTGAAATCCCAGCTGTGAATGAAGGGTCAGCTCCTGCAGCAACTGCTACTGACTCGAAGCCAAAAAAGAAGATCTGCTGCGCGTGCCCTGATACCAAGAGGCTGAGGGATGAGTGCATCGTTGAGCATGGGGAATCTGCTTGCACGAAATGGATCGAAGCTCACAAGCGATGCCTCCGTGCTGAGGGGTTTAATGTCTGA